A region from the Mesorhizobium huakuii genome encodes:
- a CDS encoding UPF0149 family protein: MSALDDMALSDEALEAWMAAKTNRPLVRTMSALDGFVTAAVTGPRYPDPQDWMCPLMGLPRDVLAKGSATDHAVFASVARIHNRINETLFDRPQDYAPRFATKPSGGIDPRPWCQGFYAAMNLNIKSWRRLLDLDNPNHGLLLPILIYCVDKRGGPSSASPGRGPRPRASSSMRPTKTSPSSSPHCANSTTSPAMAMATRSDRRRRAD, translated from the coding sequence ATGAGCGCGCTCGATGACATGGCGCTGTCGGACGAGGCGCTCGAGGCCTGGATGGCCGCCAAGACCAACCGCCCGCTGGTGCGGACCATGTCGGCGCTGGATGGCTTCGTAACGGCGGCGGTCACCGGGCCGCGCTACCCGGACCCGCAAGACTGGATGTGCCCGCTCATGGGGTTGCCGCGCGACGTCCTGGCCAAAGGGTCTGCAACCGATCACGCCGTGTTTGCCAGCGTCGCCAGGATCCACAACCGGATCAACGAGACGCTCTTCGACAGACCGCAGGATTATGCGCCCCGATTCGCAACCAAGCCCAGCGGCGGCATCGACCCCCGGCCGTGGTGCCAGGGGTTCTACGCGGCCATGAATCTCAACATCAAAAGCTGGAGACGGCTACTCGACCTCGACAACCCCAACCACGGCCTGCTGCTGCCGATCCTGATCTACTGCGTCGACAAAAGGGGAGGCCCGTCCTCGGCAAGCCCAGGCCGGGGCCCGAGACCGCGCGCTTCATCGAGCATGAGGCCTACAAAGACATCGCCCTCGTCATCCCCGCACTGCGCGAACTCCACTACGTCACCCGCTATGGCTATGGCAACCCGGAGTGATCGCCGCCGGCGCGCCGACTAA
- a CDS encoding Mov34/MPN/PAD-1 family protein, which translates to MTTDALQDLMAALVRSQQQRHEGIAYLLGRTDGAVTLAVAVFAPEARTTAGSFHVPPRAMVSCMQAAARFELQVVAQVHTHPGQAFHSDGDVEGAKIRYPGYASLVLPDYGRFLPSLAGAAAYLWQKPHGWIELSDDDIIIIPAGGPWTSNSFTTV; encoded by the coding sequence GTGACCACGGATGCGCTCCAAGACTTGATGGCCGCGCTGGTCCGGTCTCAACAGCAGCGGCATGAGGGGATCGCCTATCTGCTCGGCCGGACCGACGGTGCCGTCACTCTTGCCGTAGCGGTCTTCGCGCCCGAGGCGCGGACGACGGCGGGCAGTTTTCATGTTCCGCCTCGCGCCATGGTGTCCTGCATGCAGGCGGCGGCGCGGTTCGAGTTGCAGGTGGTAGCCCAGGTCCACACCCATCCGGGCCAAGCCTTCCATAGCGATGGCGACGTCGAAGGCGCCAAGATCCGTTACCCGGGATACGCCTCACTCGTGCTGCCTGATTATGGACGGTTTCTACCCTCGCTGGCTGGCGCCGCCGCCTATCTGTGGCAGAAGCCGCACGGCTGGATCGAGCTTTCGGACGACGACATCATTATCATTCCGGCAGGCGGGCCATGGACCAGCAACAGTTTTACGACCGTTTGA
- a CDS encoding ATP-binding protein, with protein MAAVVNPFRPTRWEHESSGSPLIWFTPTAAHLAADKSVFVYGSRGSGKTTLLRSICWEDLFSNPSLRIQKTISDFNHIGVYIRLPDHVSGSMGYMRWSEIFPDSPRPDYEFFRFYSLALELIAVEKALSAAHTLRVEDVLTLSAGSELSIVADTTAEFPEILSFTEQPPKTFVDLSRALRNMVRRMNEACGRGYVKSLAEKLPVREPHELLSFVIERLSQSMAHSKLTCGQRLGFKFCLDDCEVMSPLQRKSVNTLVRKSRFPTSWVICSVGEAVEAGETFIDEQPLTDADRRVVSLDDRDRPEFQALCEAVASLRVYFSLRQDRRPLVTGSEVERYFSLKGRLGTIVVNDIIETMISRSTSPLARQLREAAEFLHGLDLGQYGLDRTPAGALPYYQTYVLWHWTGQKENFSPISRPEDFSRIATNAKVMKAKSQQAWIRRKSVGAMLHIANRLGFRRLPMSGVGVITSLADGSIRDFLEIMAEIFDRFSKDRGSLSAEEVLEKFARSRTKIAAKTQTDGIYASSEAFYDGIGILTDSNAEAVMRFITVLGRLTHHLQANFEDPSSLATTERGLFFIDPARSYPANATQIELINQIIHRAELSGYLRATTSKRGAKSGEDDEAPKISGFRLHRRFAPRFMFSYRGAYEPVKLTEDILYQICIGSPEVDADDWAKQFARRPNSSSQLTLPLAHEVPSFDD; from the coding sequence GTGGCAGCCGTCGTGAACCCTTTCCGACCGACGCGATGGGAGCACGAGAGCTCCGGCTCTCCCCTAATATGGTTTACGCCGACTGCGGCACATTTGGCCGCCGACAAATCGGTGTTCGTTTATGGAAGCCGGGGCAGCGGCAAGACTACGCTTCTTCGGAGCATTTGCTGGGAGGATCTGTTCTCCAATCCTTCACTGCGAATCCAGAAGACCATCTCGGACTTCAACCACATTGGCGTCTATATACGCCTGCCGGATCATGTTTCGGGCTCGATGGGCTATATGCGCTGGTCCGAGATCTTTCCGGACTCGCCGCGTCCTGATTACGAGTTCTTCCGCTTCTATTCCCTCGCGCTCGAATTAATTGCCGTCGAGAAGGCACTTTCTGCAGCCCATACCTTACGCGTCGAGGACGTCTTGACGCTGTCGGCTGGCAGCGAGCTTTCAATTGTCGCAGACACGACGGCGGAGTTTCCAGAAATCTTGTCCTTCACAGAGCAGCCCCCAAAGACGTTTGTCGACCTTTCGCGAGCGCTTCGCAATATGGTCAGGCGAATGAACGAAGCCTGCGGCCGCGGTTACGTCAAGAGTCTGGCCGAAAAGCTTCCGGTCCGCGAGCCGCATGAACTTCTTTCCTTCGTGATCGAGCGTCTGTCGCAATCCATGGCCCACAGCAAGCTTACCTGCGGCCAGAGGCTCGGCTTTAAGTTTTGCCTCGACGATTGCGAGGTGATGAGCCCGCTTCAGAGAAAATCGGTGAATACGCTCGTGCGCAAAAGCAGATTTCCAACCTCTTGGGTCATTTGCTCGGTGGGCGAGGCGGTAGAGGCAGGCGAGACTTTCATCGATGAACAGCCTTTGACCGACGCTGATCGCCGTGTCGTATCGCTCGACGACAGAGACCGGCCAGAATTCCAGGCGCTCTGCGAGGCGGTCGCCAGTCTGCGGGTGTATTTCTCTTTGAGGCAAGATCGACGCCCCCTGGTGACGGGTTCTGAGGTCGAGCGCTATTTCTCGCTCAAAGGCCGGCTCGGGACGATTGTAGTGAACGACATCATCGAAACGATGATATCGCGCTCGACTAGCCCGCTTGCACGGCAGCTTCGCGAAGCTGCCGAGTTCCTTCATGGCCTGGATCTCGGTCAATATGGGCTTGATCGTACTCCAGCCGGAGCTCTCCCTTACTATCAGACCTATGTGCTTTGGCACTGGACTGGTCAAAAGGAGAATTTCTCGCCGATCTCGCGACCTGAGGATTTCAGTAGGATCGCAACGAACGCAAAGGTGATGAAAGCCAAAAGCCAGCAGGCCTGGATACGGCGCAAGAGCGTCGGTGCAATGCTCCATATTGCAAACCGGCTCGGCTTCCGCAGATTGCCGATGTCTGGGGTGGGTGTGATCACGTCGCTGGCCGACGGCTCGATCCGCGACTTCTTGGAGATCATGGCCGAGATTTTCGACCGCTTTTCGAAGGACCGCGGATCGCTTTCGGCCGAAGAAGTCCTGGAGAAGTTTGCTCGCTCGAGAACGAAGATTGCTGCCAAGACTCAGACTGATGGCATTTATGCCTCTAGCGAGGCCTTCTATGACGGCATCGGAATTCTTACCGACTCCAATGCCGAAGCAGTGATGCGATTCATCACGGTTCTCGGGCGCCTAACGCACCATCTCCAAGCGAATTTCGAAGATCCTTCGTCGCTGGCAACGACCGAGCGCGGCCTTTTCTTCATTGACCCAGCTCGTAGCTACCCGGCAAACGCCACCCAGATTGAGCTTATTAACCAGATCATCCATCGCGCCGAATTGTCAGGGTATTTACGCGCTACGACATCAAAGCGGGGGGCGAAGTCCGGAGAGGACGATGAGGCTCCGAAGATCTCTGGTTTCCGGCTGCATCGACGCTTCGCGCCTCGCTTTATGTTCTCATACCGGGGTGCCTACGAACCTGTGAAACTGACCGAGGACATCCTCTACCAGATCTGCATCGGCTCACCTGAGGTCGACGCGGATGATTGGGCAAAGCAGTTCGCGCGACGACCGAATTCGAGCTCACAGCTGACGCTCCCCCTGGCTCACGAGGTTCCGAGTTTCGATGATTGA
- a CDS encoding metallophosphoesterase family protein, translated as MLPKIRLLQIGDIHLVSNAGNKAFVDDKDTTFPLNLKNIISRSPIKTVFRRIFEIIKEQDIDAVLFMGDLTDYGKLDGYAACANYIASALQIGSNGLFRDIPVGIVPGNHDINRTLALKPGISTKFTPLVEALIAAGLPALPINKAMHRSLEKENARIELFLLNSCWGCGEESYIPPEFRFQIAEAIKTVMSGPDSDAAMRAYYDRQLDTPAISEETIESVVTKMEALSGGAIPVLVAHHNLLPQRRPRLAPYTELVNGGALRGALGELGRPAIYLHGHIHEDPVEVLQLPGGFPVVSISAPDIPKGFNLVDILFGENTAPLACHITPYRVDKSGILKRETAISIALGRRRSSDRNTGIIYGKVLEVGQMYWPELTKHFLNEANGLDERRLTIIVEELQAESSITIDNYDLSPTHWILRAEK; from the coding sequence GTGCTACCAAAAATTCGGCTTCTGCAGATCGGCGACATCCACCTAGTTTCCAACGCTGGCAATAAGGCCTTCGTGGACGATAAGGACACAACGTTTCCGCTGAACCTGAAGAACATCATATCGCGCAGCCCGATAAAGACCGTCTTCCGGCGCATCTTTGAGATCATAAAGGAACAAGATATCGATGCCGTCCTTTTCATGGGCGACCTGACCGACTATGGCAAGCTTGACGGCTACGCGGCCTGCGCAAACTACATCGCCAGTGCGCTGCAGATCGGGTCAAATGGCCTTTTTCGCGATATCCCGGTCGGGATTGTTCCCGGAAACCACGACATCAACCGCACTCTTGCCCTTAAACCAGGCATTAGTACCAAGTTCACACCACTGGTGGAGGCCTTAATCGCGGCGGGGCTGCCCGCCTTGCCGATCAACAAGGCGATGCATCGATCGCTCGAAAAAGAGAATGCTCGCATAGAGCTTTTTCTTCTCAACAGTTGCTGGGGCTGCGGCGAAGAAAGCTACATTCCGCCCGAGTTTCGCTTCCAGATTGCCGAGGCAATTAAAACTGTCATGAGCGGGCCTGATTCGGACGCCGCGATGCGGGCTTACTACGATCGCCAGTTGGACACTCCTGCGATCTCCGAGGAAACGATCGAGAGTGTTGTAACGAAAATGGAAGCCCTATCGGGGGGCGCCATTCCGGTGCTCGTCGCCCACCACAATTTGCTTCCGCAAAGGCGGCCGCGTCTTGCGCCCTATACCGAACTCGTCAACGGCGGTGCGTTGCGTGGCGCTCTCGGAGAACTCGGGCGGCCGGCGATATATTTGCACGGCCATATCCATGAGGATCCAGTCGAGGTTTTGCAGCTTCCGGGCGGCTTCCCCGTTGTCTCGATCAGTGCCCCTGACATTCCGAAGGGCTTTAATTTGGTCGATATTCTTTTCGGCGAGAACACGGCTCCGCTTGCCTGTCACATCACTCCCTACCGGGTCGACAAATCAGGGATCTTGAAGCGGGAAACCGCGATATCGATCGCCCTTGGGCGTAGACGCAGCTCCGATCGCAACACCGGTATTATCTATGGAAAGGTGCTGGAAGTGGGGCAGATGTATTGGCCAGAGCTGACAAAACATTTTCTGAACGAGGCGAACGGCTTGGATGAACGACGACTGACGATCATCGTCGAGGAGTTGCAGGCTGAAAGTAGTATCACGATCGACAACTACGATCTTTCGCCGACGCATTGGATTTTAAGAGCGGAGAAGTAG
- the tnpA gene encoding IS66-like element accessory protein TnpA, with amino-acid sequence MTLEHARGDLVAELSGAAAAEDRATMPGRSRQRRLWSCTEKRALVDLASAAGSSVTEVAEAFGVAPSQLYAWRKQMAGGELDTDQAMATFARIEVNDLPEVERPVADCPDPAGRIVVAFPSGTRLRIDGIVDPTALRIVLAEVTR; translated from the coding sequence ATGACATTGGAACATGCAAGGGGCGATCTGGTCGCCGAGTTAAGCGGTGCCGCGGCGGCCGAAGATCGTGCAACGATGCCCGGGCGCTCGCGGCAACGGAGGCTATGGAGTTGCACCGAGAAGCGCGCGTTGGTCGACCTGGCGAGCGCGGCGGGGTCGTCGGTGACGGAGGTCGCGGAAGCGTTCGGCGTAGCTCCATCCCAGCTCTATGCCTGGCGCAAGCAGATGGCCGGCGGCGAGCTCGATACCGATCAGGCGATGGCAACTTTCGCACGGATCGAAGTGAACGATCTGCCCGAGGTCGAGCGTCCGGTCGCCGATTGCCCGGACCCGGCCGGCAGGATCGTCGTGGCCTTTCCGAGCGGCACGCGATTGCGGATCGACGGGATCGTCGATCCGACAGCACTGCGCATCGTTCTGGCGGAGGTGACCAGGTGA
- the tnpC gene encoding IS66 family transposase encodes MSEQAPSTADFFARIALLEAAVSARDITIAERDEQLRRERAEAALRIQRLQLRIDRFNRKAFGRSSEKLGQMLLELEDLETDFAASVPDLELPIVADTDKVRVLPVRKFNPNLPRKRVVREPSCACCPGCGGDLRAMGEDGDEMLDLVAQAWQVMETIRPKYSCRTCDKIIQAPAPAKAIARGKLSYAALAHIMMAKWGYHLPFYRQVQMMAAKGVDIERSTLARSAGYAAALLDPIYNRIREIGRTRSKIHTDDTRLPILAPGTGKTHKGALWVYVADDRNSGSKEPPIAWYRATMGRAGESVMSELAGFAGTLQADGFSGYNQLYKGGAIREAACLAHLRRKIFDVHDSQPTELSTTAMAGIQAIYRIEEEIRGLPPAERLAARRRRTRPLVRALRRQLMRQGKGLSRHADIAKAFAYGTRRWRAFNRFLYDGQLEPDNLIAERAIRGFTVGRRNWLFSGSFAAAERSAVVLSIIETCKLCGVDAEAYMADVTERIQNDWPASRWDELMPWNWVRRQEMQLSLAA; translated from the coding sequence GTGTCGGAACAAGCTCCCTCAACCGCTGATTTCTTCGCCCGGATCGCCCTTCTGGAGGCGGCCGTTTCTGCCCGTGACATCACCATCGCCGAACGCGATGAGCAGCTTCGAAGAGAGCGCGCCGAGGCCGCACTTCGCATCCAGCGCCTGCAGCTGCGGATCGATCGCTTCAACCGCAAGGCCTTCGGCCGTTCGTCCGAGAAGCTCGGCCAGATGCTGCTCGAACTCGAAGATCTCGAGACCGATTTCGCCGCCAGCGTGCCGGATCTCGAGCTGCCCATCGTTGCTGACACCGACAAGGTCCGGGTGTTGCCGGTGCGTAAGTTCAACCCCAACCTGCCGCGCAAGCGGGTCGTTCGCGAGCCGTCTTGCGCATGCTGCCCGGGCTGCGGCGGCGATCTGCGCGCCATGGGCGAAGATGGCGACGAGATGCTCGATCTGGTCGCCCAGGCCTGGCAGGTTATGGAGACCATTCGACCCAAGTACAGCTGCCGGACCTGCGATAAAATCATCCAGGCGCCGGCGCCAGCCAAGGCCATTGCACGCGGTAAGCTCAGCTATGCCGCGCTCGCCCATATCATGATGGCCAAGTGGGGTTATCATCTGCCCTTCTACCGTCAGGTACAGATGATGGCCGCCAAGGGCGTCGATATCGAGCGTTCCACGCTTGCGCGCAGCGCCGGCTACGCCGCCGCTTTGCTCGATCCCATCTACAATCGCATCCGTGAGATCGGCCGTACCCGCAGCAAGATTCACACCGACGACACGCGGCTTCCGATCCTGGCGCCCGGCACCGGCAAGACCCACAAGGGCGCGCTCTGGGTTTATGTCGCCGACGACCGCAACTCGGGTTCGAAGGAGCCGCCGATCGCCTGGTATCGCGCCACCATGGGCCGCGCCGGCGAGAGCGTGATGAGCGAACTCGCCGGATTTGCCGGCACCCTCCAAGCCGACGGATTCAGCGGCTATAACCAGCTCTACAAGGGCGGCGCCATTCGAGAAGCAGCCTGCCTGGCCCATCTGCGTCGCAAGATATTCGACGTTCACGACAGCCAGCCGACCGAGCTCAGCACGACGGCCATGGCTGGTATCCAGGCGATCTACCGGATCGAGGAAGAGATACGGGGGCTCCCGCCCGCCGAGCGATTGGCCGCACGACGAAGGCGGACCCGACCACTGGTTCGCGCGCTGCGACGACAGCTCATGCGCCAGGGCAAGGGTTTGTCGCGCCATGCCGATATCGCCAAGGCCTTCGCCTATGGCACCAGGCGATGGCGCGCGTTCAATCGCTTCCTCTACGATGGCCAGCTCGAGCCCGACAACCTGATCGCGGAGCGGGCGATTCGTGGATTTACGGTCGGCAGGCGCAATTGGCTCTTCTCGGGCAGCTTCGCCGCGGCAGAGCGGTCAGCGGTCGTGCTCAGCATCATTGAGACCTGCAAGCTCTGCGGCGTCGATGCCGAAGCCTACATGGCCGACGTCACCGAGCGCATCCAGAATGATTGGCCAGCCTCGCGCTGGGACGAACTGATGCCGTGGAATTGGGTGCGCCGCCAAGAGATGCAGCTCTCCTTGGCGGCATGA
- the tnpB gene encoding IS66 family insertion sequence element accessory protein TnpB (TnpB, as the term is used for proteins encoded by IS66 family insertion elements, is considered an accessory protein, since TnpC, encoded by a neighboring gene, is a DDE family transposase.), translating into MITVVPTDRIYLCCGATDMRRGINSLARMVQQVLALNPHTGAIFCFRGRKGHIIKILAHDDQGFCLFTKRLTDGCFAWPTTRDQVAVSLTKAQLSLLLDGIDWRRPSKIYRPRLAG; encoded by the coding sequence GTGATCACGGTGGTGCCGACCGACCGGATTTATCTGTGCTGCGGCGCGACCGACATGCGCCGCGGGATCAACAGCCTGGCGCGGATGGTGCAGCAGGTGCTCGCGCTCAACCCGCACACCGGCGCGATCTTCTGCTTCCGTGGACGCAAGGGTCATATCATCAAGATTCTGGCGCATGACGACCAGGGGTTCTGTCTGTTCACCAAGCGGCTTACCGATGGTTGTTTTGCCTGGCCAACTACCAGGGATCAGGTCGCCGTGTCGCTCACCAAGGCGCAGCTTTCGCTGCTTTTGGACGGGATCGATTGGCGCCGACCGAGCAAGATTTATCGACCGCGTTTGGCTGGCTGA
- a CDS encoding helix-turn-helix domain-containing protein — protein sequence MTAIPPQEDDAKLAPTIKTNKASADKWGQQVIELGFCLVPSLLLRAQQRIGLNPTQLAVLLQLCDFWWDKERKPFPSKETLAQRLSLSERQVQRYIAELEQAGLVQRIERRSSNGGKLSNTYDLSGLVKRLQELEPEFREIEESAKAARKAVMKRGYKAAAKPSGEAAR from the coding sequence ATGACCGCAATTCCTCCACAAGAAGACGACGCAAAGCTGGCGCCGACGATCAAAACCAACAAAGCCTCCGCCGATAAATGGGGTCAACAGGTGATCGAGTTGGGCTTCTGTCTCGTCCCCTCGCTTTTGCTGCGCGCGCAGCAGCGCATTGGGCTCAATCCCACCCAGCTCGCAGTTCTCCTGCAATTGTGCGATTTCTGGTGGGACAAGGAGCGGAAACCTTTCCCGAGCAAGGAGACCCTCGCCCAGCGGTTGAGCCTGAGTGAACGCCAGGTGCAACGATACATTGCAGAACTCGAGCAGGCTGGATTGGTTCAGCGGATCGAGCGTCGCAGCAGCAACGGCGGCAAGCTCAGCAATACCTACGACCTGAGCGGTCTGGTGAAGCGCCTTCAGGAACTCGAACCTGAATTCCGCGAAATCGAAGAGTCGGCCAAGGCAGCCCGTAAGGCAGTGATGAAGCGTGGCTACAAGGCGGCAGCCAAACCGAGCGGCGAGGCCGCACGGTGA
- a CDS encoding ImmA/IrrE family metallo-endopeptidase → MVRSRISSCRKDKCQKTKIGDPEKAARQLAQLSLLADWQDQLVAALHRMGIILVILEHLPGTFLDGAAMCRSDGVPVIALTLRHDRLDNFWFTLLHEFAHVVRHLTTDRQVILDDLDVASSETIEAEADSFARHALIPPAMWKGIDRGSSTEEVLQAAQKAGVHPAIAAGRWRFEHSDYRRFSKLIGRGKVKMALIPT, encoded by the coding sequence ATGGTGCGCAGCCGTATTAGTTCGTGCAGAAAAGATAAATGTCAAAAAACTAAGATCGGCGATCCAGAGAAAGCGGCGCGGCAACTGGCACAGCTGAGCCTGTTGGCTGACTGGCAGGATCAGCTCGTCGCTGCGCTACATCGTATGGGAATAATATTGGTCATATTGGAGCACCTGCCGGGAACATTTCTCGACGGGGCAGCGATGTGCCGCAGCGATGGTGTTCCGGTGATTGCACTAACCTTGCGTCACGATCGATTGGACAATTTCTGGTTTACGCTGTTGCATGAGTTCGCCCATGTGGTTCGTCACTTGACCACTGATCGACAGGTTATTCTGGACGATCTGGATGTGGCGAGTTCGGAAACCATCGAAGCGGAGGCGGACTCGTTTGCACGGCACGCTCTTATCCCTCCTGCCATGTGGAAGGGGATCGACAGGGGCAGCAGCACGGAGGAGGTGTTGCAGGCGGCGCAGAAAGCTGGCGTGCATCCCGCGATTGCCGCCGGCCGCTGGCGGTTCGAACATTCGGACTATCGTCGTTTCTCCAAGCTGATTGGTCGGGGCAAGGTGAAGATGGCTCTAATTCCGACTTAA
- a CDS encoding ThiF family adenylyltransferase: MDQQQFYDRLNDRMLRYGASPLDQTQVVAITASPDYLASYDGQVATLVASNLLGRLSPSVQVGFPDIPIHPRLPWAGRSLVEHALDGMRAADPFGSYGTRQVTAGDFRFHLGPDGHNTVIHGSGWNAYIGPGPSPLSPIESDVGIGAALAVVLGAAHLFRTRFGAMTESFACNAWDWTDVPKRVEFSPVEVSLGHVMTAGLGSVGSAANYFLALATRDFRASLIDHDGIGIHNITRSPIFTDAHAKVDMAKVDAVAAFLRRAGVEDVAVDAVALHESALWSLREAGSTDILISAANEFNVRYHIEMGFPPIQFYATTGRNWQATLMRHVPGAKACSLCVFPPDEKYAPTTCATDGSTASQTTVEEKRTDAALPFLSFAAGLMTAAEVLKLNAPGYPFSAERVMLGLKGQPLLIGTPIPHRTGCLCEGRDKSVHIAAVAGSRYVVFVGQAEVGR; this comes from the coding sequence ATGGACCAGCAACAGTTTTACGACCGTTTGAACGATCGCATGCTTCGCTACGGCGCGTCGCCACTCGACCAAACGCAGGTCGTCGCGATCACCGCGTCGCCCGATTACCTCGCCAGTTACGATGGGCAAGTGGCAACGCTCGTCGCCTCCAACCTGTTGGGACGGCTGTCACCCTCGGTGCAGGTAGGCTTCCCGGACATACCTATCCACCCGCGCCTTCCATGGGCCGGCCGTTCGCTTGTCGAGCATGCCCTTGATGGAATGAGAGCCGCCGACCCGTTCGGCAGCTACGGCACACGCCAAGTGACCGCAGGCGATTTTCGCTTCCATCTCGGACCCGACGGCCACAACACTGTCATCCACGGCTCTGGGTGGAACGCCTACATTGGTCCGGGGCCGTCGCCGCTATCCCCGATCGAATCGGATGTCGGAATAGGCGCGGCGCTGGCCGTGGTATTGGGTGCCGCGCATCTGTTCCGCACCCGCTTCGGCGCCATGACCGAGTCCTTCGCCTGCAACGCTTGGGATTGGACCGATGTCCCCAAGCGGGTGGAATTCTCCCCAGTCGAGGTCTCGCTAGGCCACGTCATGACTGCAGGGCTCGGCTCGGTGGGGTCCGCCGCCAACTACTTTCTGGCGCTTGCGACGAGGGACTTCCGCGCAAGCCTCATCGATCACGACGGGATCGGAATCCATAACATCACCCGCTCACCCATCTTCACAGATGCCCATGCTAAGGTCGACATGGCCAAAGTCGACGCCGTCGCCGCCTTTCTGCGCCGAGCCGGTGTCGAGGACGTAGCGGTCGACGCGGTCGCCTTGCATGAGTCCGCGCTCTGGAGTCTCCGTGAGGCCGGTTCGACGGACATTCTGATCTCGGCCGCCAACGAGTTCAACGTGCGCTACCATATCGAGATGGGGTTCCCTCCGATCCAGTTCTACGCCACCACGGGTCGGAATTGGCAGGCGACCTTGATGCGGCATGTACCCGGAGCGAAAGCGTGTTCGCTCTGCGTGTTCCCGCCCGACGAGAAGTACGCTCCAACTACGTGCGCCACAGACGGGTCCACCGCGTCCCAGACGACGGTCGAGGAAAAGCGCACCGACGCGGCTCTGCCCTTCCTCTCCTTCGCCGCGGGTCTAATGACCGCAGCAGAGGTTCTCAAGCTAAACGCTCCCGGTTACCCGTTCTCGGCCGAACGAGTAATGCTTGGCCTCAAGGGCCAGCCGCTGTTGATCGGCACGCCGATTCCGCATCGTACTGGCTGCCTATGCGAGGGTCGTGACAAAAGCGTGCACATAGCCGCAGTCGCGGGCTCGCGCTATGTTGTGTTCGTAGGCCAGGCGGAAGTCGGGCGATAG
- a CDS encoding FAD-dependent thymidylate synthase has protein sequence MGRCLGAPLTNYDHYLDLLNHDEGGQQLRDDQEGLARELARMNLSLNFYTQWYWKTDLHNLMNFLRLRADPHAQYEIRVYAEVILDILKKWVPLTYEAFREHRLEAATFSGEALKALRRMLAGEHVEQLDTSMSKREWEEFLAKLELS, from the coding sequence ATTGGGAGGTGCCTTGGCGCACCGCTTACCAACTACGATCACTATCTCGATCTGCTAAATCATGATGAAGGCGGCCAGCAGCTTCGTGATGACCAAGAAGGGCTAGCACGAGAGCTTGCTCGCATGAACCTGTCGCTCAACTTCTATACCCAGTGGTACTGGAAGACCGATCTGCACAACCTCATGAATTTTCTCCGGCTTCGCGCTGATCCCCATGCGCAGTATGAGATCAGGGTGTATGCGGAGGTAATTTTGGACATCCTGAAAAAATGGGTCCCGCTGACCTACGAAGCGTTTCGCGAGCATCGACTGGAAGCGGCGACATTTTCCGGGGAGGCCCTTAAGGCACTTCGCCGCATGCTTGCGGGCGAACACGTCGAGCAACTTGACACCTCAATGTCTAAGCGTGAGTGGGAGGAATTCTTAGCGAAGCTGGAACTAAGTTGA
- a CDS encoding helix-turn-helix domain-containing protein — MTVRPIRTEEDYQSALKRATALFGHKSPKDRDELEVLQAVIERWERSRHPIEAPTPVQAIKFRMAQEGLSQRDLIPYLGSKSRVSEILNGQRQPTVDQIRALHQHLGIPVTSLIGSSKHEPAAGSSSTSIAAEGKLRTLGVMKTKENLAGFLLRSKASTPAIAMLRKTRTERTNAKTDMAALEAWCAAVLVRAEKINVKKLRSAIQRKRRGNWHS; from the coding sequence ATGACAGTTCGACCTATACGCACTGAGGAAGACTACCAATCGGCACTCAAGCGTGCCACTGCGCTGTTCGGGCACAAAAGCCCGAAAGACCGCGACGAGCTCGAAGTGCTGCAGGCCGTCATCGAACGCTGGGAACGATCCCGGCATCCCATTGAGGCACCGACGCCTGTCCAAGCGATCAAGTTTCGCATGGCGCAGGAGGGATTGTCACAACGCGATCTGATTCCATACCTTGGAAGTAAATCGCGCGTATCCGAGATACTCAACGGTCAGCGACAGCCCACGGTCGATCAGATCAGGGCACTACATCAGCATCTAGGCATTCCCGTCACTTCGCTGATTGGCTCGTCGAAGCACGAGCCTGCGGCCGGCTCGTCGAGTACCTCGATAGCAGCCGAAGGAAAGCTTCGTACGCTTGGCGTGATGAAAACGAAGGAGAATCTCGCCGGCTTCTTATTGCGTTCGAAGGCCTCTACTCCGGCAATCGCCATGTTGCGCAAGACCAGGACTGAGCGCACCAACGCTAAGACGGACATGGCGGCACTCGAAGCATGGTGCGCAGCCGTATTAGTTCGTGCAGAAAAGATAAATGTCAAAAAACTAAGATCGGCGATCCAGAGAAAGCGGCGCGGCAACTGGCACAGCTGA